The Bacillus carboniphilus genome contains a region encoding:
- a CDS encoding GntR family transcriptional regulator, translating to MFELDVRSRTPIYEQLVEQIKGLIVRQVLKPDEQLPSVRLLSKELTVNPNTIQKSYRELEREGYIYSVKGKGSFVAPHYEELNELLKNEMAEKLRNFFIEGFYIGWTEEDILTIYYEAKEELRKGAEVND from the coding sequence ATGTTCGAATTAGACGTTCGGAGCCGTACACCCATCTACGAGCAATTAGTTGAACAAATTAAAGGGTTAATTGTTCGCCAAGTTTTAAAGCCCGATGAACAATTACCTTCTGTTCGTTTATTGTCAAAAGAGTTAACGGTTAATCCAAATACGATTCAAAAAAGTTATCGAGAATTAGAACGAGAAGGCTACATATATTCAGTCAAAGGAAAGGGAAGTTTCGTCGCACCCCATTATGAAGAATTAAACGAGCTTTTAAAAAATGAAATGGCAGAGAAACTACGAAACTTTTTTATTGAAGGGTTTTATATAGGATGGACAGAAGAAGACATTTTGACCATTTATTATGAGGCAAAAGAGGAACTACGGAAAGGAGCAGAAGTAAATGATTAA
- a CDS encoding ABC transporter ATP-binding protein — MIKTENLSKSFNSVQALKNVKLHVKKGSIYGLLGTNGAGKTTLLKLLAGIYKPSNGTITINEQPSYENTAVKKQVVLIPDVTYFLPHSSIKQMGDFYQHFYPTWNQEKFERLESIFNIDPNKKIHRLSKGMKRQVAFWLALSIMPDILILDEPIDGLDPVMRQKVKSLLFQDVAERQLTILISSHNLREIEDLCDHVGIMDHGKLIIEKELDNLKSDTHKVQVAFSSDEQEQEIESQLRVLYKEKRGSVTLFIVKGTEHKIKQTIYRKNPILFDLLPLTLEEIFIYEMGDIGYDIEKKLL, encoded by the coding sequence ATGATTAAAACTGAGAACCTTTCAAAATCATTTAACTCCGTTCAAGCATTAAAAAACGTGAAATTACATGTGAAAAAAGGCTCTATTTACGGTTTATTAGGAACGAATGGTGCTGGAAAAACAACCTTGCTCAAGCTTCTTGCAGGAATCTATAAACCGAGTAATGGAACCATAACAATCAATGAACAACCTTCATATGAAAACACTGCTGTAAAAAAACAAGTGGTTTTAATCCCAGACGTGACTTACTTTTTACCTCATTCATCCATTAAACAGATGGGGGATTTTTATCAACATTTTTACCCTACTTGGAATCAGGAAAAGTTTGAACGACTTGAATCAATTTTTAATATTGATCCTAACAAAAAGATTCACCGCCTATCAAAAGGGATGAAAAGACAAGTTGCTTTTTGGTTGGCCCTTTCTATCATGCCCGATATTCTCATCCTAGATGAACCGATTGACGGTTTAGATCCTGTGATGAGACAAAAGGTGAAAAGTTTACTCTTCCAGGACGTTGCCGAACGTCAATTAACGATTTTAATTTCTTCCCATAACTTAAGAGAGATCGAAGACCTATGTGATCATGTTGGAATTATGGATCATGGAAAATTAATTATCGAGAAAGAATTAGATAATTTAAAATCCGATACACATAAAGTTCAAGTCGCTTTCTCATCCGATGAACAAGAACAAGAAATAGAATCGCAGTTAAGAGTGCTTTATAAAGAAAAAAGAGGCAGTGTCACATTATTTATTGTTAAAGGGACTGAACATAAAATTAAACAAACGATTTATCGTAAAAACCCAATTTTATTCGACCTCCTCCCTCTAACATTAGAAGAAATCTTTATTTATGAAATGGGGGACATCGGTTATGATATCGAAAAAAAGCTTCTTTAA
- a CDS encoding glycoside hydrolase domain-containing protein: MRTYWGVDSSKKVTRQLYECVKNNYGKPSFWGRYLTRVEDASAGLTTEEIEMLRGYGIKIMPIYNAFSNAVGYDKGKVVARNAAFHARRLGIPKGTPVFVNVEKFFEVDSAWIRGYVDGMYVANYKVGIYHDPVNGDFRPAYCQAVKESDQVALQSILWSAEPEPGITTKRKAPSYAPAKPPCKANVWGWQYGRDDNTCGIDTNLIDSRLYETL; the protein is encoded by the coding sequence TTGAGAACATATTGGGGTGTAGATTCATCAAAAAAAGTAACGAGACAATTGTATGAATGTGTGAAGAATAATTATGGAAAACCAAGCTTTTGGGGAAGATATTTAACAAGGGTCGAAGATGCATCAGCAGGATTAACAACAGAAGAAATAGAAATGCTGAGAGGTTATGGGATTAAAATTATGCCTATTTACAATGCTTTTTCAAACGCAGTTGGTTATGATAAGGGAAAAGTAGTTGCCAGAAATGCGGCCTTTCATGCAAGAAGACTTGGAATACCAAAAGGAACACCCGTTTTTGTTAATGTAGAAAAGTTTTTTGAAGTCGATTCTGCATGGATCAGAGGGTATGTTGATGGGATGTATGTAGCGAACTATAAAGTAGGAATCTATCACGATCCTGTTAACGGAGATTTTCGTCCGGCCTACTGCCAAGCGGTCAAGGAATCAGATCAAGTAGCTCTACAAAGTATTTTGTGGAGCGCCGAGCCAGAGCCAGGAATTACAACGAAGAGAAAGGCTCCTTCCTATGCTCCAGCCAAGCCGCCATGTAAAGCAAATGTTTGGGGATGGCAATACGGTCGTGACGATAACACATGTGGAATCGATACAAACCTCATTGATTCGAGATTATATGAAACCCTTTAG